Genomic segment of Maricaulis maris:
CGGCCTCAACCCCCGGCTGACTCAACCTGTCGGCCGGGGGTGGACGGCCCCGTTTAAACGGCTATCACTGGGTCATGCACAGCAAACTGGACCTTAATCCGGACGAACGCGCCGTACTCGACTGGATCGATACGCGGGCAGACGGCATGATCGAAACCGTCAAGGCGTGGTCCGCGATCAACTCGGGAAGCCGCAATGCGGAAGGTCTCGAGATCATGCGGGCCGAGCTCGCACGGGCCTTCGCCGAGACCGGTGGTGAGATCAGCGCCATCGATCTGCCACCGACCACTGTTGTCGATCCGGACGGTACCGTTCGTGAGCAGGCGTTTACGCCATCCTTTCATTGCCGAATTCGGCCCCAGGCGCCGATCCGGATCGTGATGACCGGTCACCATGACACGGTGTTTCCGGCCGGCAGCCATTTCCAGACCACCGAGCTCTGGGATGATGACACGCTGAATGGGCCGGGCGTGGCGGACATGAAGGGCGGCATTCTCGTGATGCTGCACGGTATTCTTGGACTGCAGCGGTCGCCATGGAAGGACGAGATCGGCATTGATGTGCTGATCAGTCCGGATGAGGAGATCGGCTCGCTGGGTTCCGGTCCGATCCTCGCAGAGCTGGCCGCCGGCGCCGACATTGGCATGACCTATGAGCCGGCCCTTGCCGACGGATCACTGGCGGGCGCCCGCAAGGGATCAGGCAACTGGTCGCTGAAAGTGTCCGGCAAGTCGGCCCATGCCGGACGGGAGCATCATCTTGGCCGCAACGCCTTGGCCGCGGCCTGCCAGTTCGGGCTTGGCTTGGACCAGCTCAACGGCAAACGTCCCGATGTGACGTTCAATCTGGCTCGCATTGACGGTGGTGGCCCGCCGAATGTTGTGCCCGACAATGCCGTCGTTCGCTTCAATGTGCGGGTGAAAACGGAGAATGACCGGGTCTGGGTCGACGCTGAACTCGAGCGCCTCGTTGACGAGATCCGGGTTCGCGACGGTATCGAGGCCGAGTTGCACGGGGGCTTCACCCGCCCACCCAAGCCTATGTCACCGGCCAATGCGAAAATGTTTGAGTGGACGAAAGCGGCCGGATCAGCGCTGGGACTCGATATCCGGTGGCAGGACACCGGCGGCGTGTGTGAGGGCAATAATCTCTGGGCAGCCGGGTGTCCCAATGTCGATACGCTCGGGGTGCGCGGTGCCGACATCCATTCCGATCGCGAGATCGTCAAGCTGTCCAGCTTCAGCGAGCGAGCGAAACTTTCGGCCATCATGCTGATGAAGTTTGCGCAGGGCCAATTTGATGCGCGTGAAGCGCGGGCGCTGGCCAAGGGCCAGGGCTGAAGAGTGATCGGGGAGAGATCATGCTGATCGTACGTGCGGCCAAACGGTCGGATCTGGATGCGCTCGTCCGGCTCGCAGAGGAAGCCGGAACGGGCTTCACCTCGCTCGCCGTGCCGCCGGAGGTGCTCGAGGAGCGCCTGGTAAAGTCAGAGGCCGCGTTCGCCGGTCCCGGCGAAACCCAGACAGAAGATACCTACCAGCTGATGCTGGAAGATACGGAAACCGGCCGGATTGTCGGCTGCTCGGCCGTGAAGGCCATGGTGGGCGTCTCGAAACCCTATTGGGATTTCAAGATCATGACGCTTGCTCAGCATTCGACCGAAGCCGACCGCCGTTTCGACATGGACGCGATGTTGCTGGTCAATGACTTTGCCGGCGCATCCGAGGTCGGGACGCTGTTCGTGTCCGAGGCCGGTCGCGGCAGCGGGGCCGGTCGACTGGTTGCCCAGTCTCGCTACATGCTGATTGCGGCCGGGCCGAACCGGTTCGGCGAGAAGGTGCTGGCCGAGCTGCGCGGCGTCGTCCACGACGATGGATCCTCGCCCTTCTTCGATCATGTCTCGCGGCCCTTCTTCCGCATGGACTTTGATGATGCCGACCGACTGTCAGCGGCGACCGACAACCAGTTCATTCTCGACCTCGGGCCGCAGCATCTGATTTATGTCGATCTGCTCCCGGAGCCGGCGCGGGCTGTCATCGGCAAGACCCACAAGGACGGCGAGGGCGCCTATAATCTGCTGAAGTGGGAAGGGTTCCACTATGACCGCTATGTCGACATCTTCGACGGCGGGCCGCTGGTGTCGACCTGGACCGAAAACATCCGCACGCTTCGCGAAAGCCGTGAAGTGACGGTTCGGGCCGCGACCACGACAGGGGGCGCAGACGGTATTCTCTCGTCAGATCGTTTCGACGACTTCCGGACCAGCTATGCCGAGGTCGTGGATGACGGGGATGTTGTCGGCGTGTCCTACGACACCATGCAGGCACTCGATTTGCGCGAAGGCGATCGCGCCCGTTTCTGGCGACGCAAGAGGTAGGATCATGAATTTCATCCAGGGTGACTGGCATACGGGCAATGGCAGCGAGCTGATGTCGCACAACCCGGCCGACAACAGCGTGGTCTGGTCCGGGCACACCGCAACACCGGCTGATGTCGATGCGGCGTTCAAGGCCGCCCGTCAGGCGTTCTCCGCCTGGGGCCGTCGCCCGGTGGCCGAGCGCATCGCGATCGTCGAGCGCTACAAGGCTGAACTCGAGGCACGCAAGGCCGATATTGCCGAACTGATCTCCCGTGAGACTGGAAAGCCACGCTGGGAGGGTCTGGCCGAGGCTGGCGCCATGATCGGCAAGATCGACATCTCCGCGAAAGCCAATGCCGAGCGGACATCAGGCCATGAAGCCGAAACCGCGTTCGGCTATGCACGTCTGGCCCATAAGCCGCTGGGTGTGATGCTCGTCCTCGGGCCGTATAATTTCCCCGGCCACCTGCCCAATGGTCATATCGTTCCGGCGCTGATTGCCGGCAATACGATCGTTTTCAAACCGTCGGAGATCACGCCCGGTGTGGGCGAAGCGATGGTGAAGGCCTGGGACGCCGCCGGTCTCCCGGCCGGCGTTCTGAACCTGGTGCAGGGCGCCCGCGAAACCGGGGCTGCCGCGCTGGACCATTCCGAGCTCGATGGCGTCCTGTTCACCGGGGCCTGGGGAACCGGCAAGTTCATTCACGAAAAGTTTGCGGGCCGGACCGGTATCCAGCTGGCGCTGGAGATGGGCGGCAATAACCCGCTTGTGGTCTGGGACGCGGCTGACGCTGAGGCGGCGGCCCGTATCGCGGTGCATTCTGCCTATGTCACAGCCGGTCAACGCTGTTCCTGTGCGCGCCGCCTGATCCTGCCCGAGGGGGCATTCGGGGAGGCTGTCATAGCGGCCATCATCCGCATCGCTGGCCAGCTGACCATTGATCGCTGGGACGCGGATGAAGAGCCCTTCATCGGTCCGCTGGTCTCTGCCCGGGCCGCCCAGTCTGTGCTGGATGCCCAGAGTGACCTCGTTCGTCGCGGTGCCCAGCCTCTGCTTGAAGTCGCACGGGTTACCGAGCTGGGCGATGCCTTCGTCCGACCCGGACTGCTCGACGTGACCGGCATCGATGCCCCGGATGAAGAAGTCTTCGGGCCGCTTATCCAGGTCACTCGCGTGGCCAGTTTCGATGAGGCGATCGCGGCGGCCAACAAGACGGCCTATGGTCTGTCGTCCGGTCTCGTGTCTGACGACGAAGCCCTGTGGGACCGCTTCTGGGTCGAGAGCCGTGCCGGCATCGTCAATTGGAACCGACCGACCTGCGGCGCGGCGTCGAACATGCCCTTCGGTGGACCGGGTCAATCCGGCAATCTGCGGCCGAGCGCCTATTACGCCGCCGATTATTGCGCCTATCCGGTTGCGACGCAGGCGGCTCGAACGCCGGAGCGCATGGCCGTCAAAGGGGTTGATTGAGCATGTTCGCGCAGGAAGCCAATTTTGATGGCCTGATCGGGCCGACCCATAATTATGGTGGTCTCTCTGACGGCAATCTGGCGAGCGCCAGGAATGGCGGGCTGGTCTCCTCGCCGCGCCAAGGCGTGCTGGAAGGTCTGACCAAGATGAAGCGGCTGGCCGATGCCGGGCTGGTTCAGGGCCTTTTGCCACCACACGAGCGCCCCTTCCTGCCGCTCCTACGCCGCGCCGGCTTCTCCGGCAGTGACGCCCAGGTCGTGGAGGCGGCCTGGAAGCAGGCGCCGGGCCTGGTGCGCAAGGCGAGCTCTGCCTCGCCGATGTGGGCGGCAAATGCGGCGACTGTCTCACCCTCGGCCGACACAGCCGATGGCCGTGTTCATTTTACGCCGGCCAATCTCCTCACCACGCTACACCGCTCGATCGAGGGTCGGCAGACGCAACGCAGCCTGTCCTGGGCCTTTGCCGACACCTCCCGGTTCTCGGTTCACGATCCCTTGCCGATGCAGGCGGATTTCGCCGACGAGGGCGCGGCCAATCATGTCCGGCTGTGCGCCGAGCAGGGCGGCGAAGGGGTCGAGATTTTCGTCTATGGCCGGTCTGCCGGTGAGAGCTGGGCGGGGGCCTTCCCGGCCCGGCAGACACTGGAAGCGTGTCAGGCCGTGGCCCGGTCGCACGGTCTCGATCCCAAGCGCTGCGTCTTCCTGCGCCAGTCGCAGGCCGCCATTGATGCCGGTGCCTTCCACAATGATGTCGTGTGTGTGGGAACCCGGACCACGCTGTTCTTCCACGAGCTTGCCTTCGAGGACAGGCATGGCGCCCTCGAGGCCATCCGGCGGGCTGCCAACGGTCTGTTCGAGCCCGTGTTCGTCGAGGTCCCCGAGGCCGAGGTTCCGATCGGTGATGCGATCACCTCCTACCTCTTCAACTCGCAGCTTCTGGAGTGGCCCGGTGAGGATCGCCTCGCGCTGATTGCCCCCAAGGAAACCGAGGAGACCGAAACCACGCGGGGCTATTGCGCGGCGATGGTGGCCGGCAACGGGCCGATCGGCCGGGTCGAGTTTGTCGATGTCCGTCAGTCCATGCGCAATGGTGGCGGACCGGCCTGCCTCCGGCTGCGTGTCGTGCTGACACCGGAAGAGCGCGCCGCTGTTACGCCGGCCGCGTTGATGACGGACGCCTTGCATGATCAGCTGACCGTCTGGGCTTCAAAGCATTACCGCGATCGGCTGTCTCCGGACGAGCTGGGTGACCCCGCCTTGATGGTGGAGTCGCGGGCGGCGCTGGATGCGTTGACGCAAATTCTTGGATTGGGTCCGGATTTCTATCCATTCCAACGCGTCTGACGGCAGGGATCCGGGCGGAATAATCCTATTCTGAACTGGCCTACACAAACACAATTTTCGTGATAGTTTGCCGCCTTCAATTCGTCGGGGAGGACGCATTTGTCTGAGGTCAGGTC
This window contains:
- the astB gene encoding N-succinylarginine dihydrolase — its product is MFAQEANFDGLIGPTHNYGGLSDGNLASARNGGLVSSPRQGVLEGLTKMKRLADAGLVQGLLPPHERPFLPLLRRAGFSGSDAQVVEAAWKQAPGLVRKASSASPMWAANAATVSPSADTADGRVHFTPANLLTTLHRSIEGRQTQRSLSWAFADTSRFSVHDPLPMQADFADEGAANHVRLCAEQGGEGVEIFVYGRSAGESWAGAFPARQTLEACQAVARSHGLDPKRCVFLRQSQAAIDAGAFHNDVVCVGTRTTLFFHELAFEDRHGALEAIRRAANGLFEPVFVEVPEAEVPIGDAITSYLFNSQLLEWPGEDRLALIAPKETEETETTRGYCAAMVAGNGPIGRVEFVDVRQSMRNGGGPACLRLRVVLTPEERAAVTPAALMTDALHDQLTVWASKHYRDRLSPDELGDPALMVESRAALDALTQILGLGPDFYPFQRV
- a CDS encoding hydrolase, translated to MHSKLDLNPDERAVLDWIDTRADGMIETVKAWSAINSGSRNAEGLEIMRAELARAFAETGGEISAIDLPPTTVVDPDGTVREQAFTPSFHCRIRPQAPIRIVMTGHHDTVFPAGSHFQTTELWDDDTLNGPGVADMKGGILVMLHGILGLQRSPWKDEIGIDVLISPDEEIGSLGSGPILAELAAGADIGMTYEPALADGSLAGARKGSGNWSLKVSGKSAHAGREHHLGRNALAAACQFGLGLDQLNGKRPDVTFNLARIDGGGPPNVVPDNAVVRFNVRVKTENDRVWVDAELERLVDEIRVRDGIEAELHGGFTRPPKPMSPANAKMFEWTKAAGSALGLDIRWQDTGGVCEGNNLWAAGCPNVDTLGVRGADIHSDREIVKLSSFSERAKLSAIMLMKFAQGQFDAREARALAKGQG
- a CDS encoding arginine N-succinyltransferase; the encoded protein is MLIVRAAKRSDLDALVRLAEEAGTGFTSLAVPPEVLEERLVKSEAAFAGPGETQTEDTYQLMLEDTETGRIVGCSAVKAMVGVSKPYWDFKIMTLAQHSTEADRRFDMDAMLLVNDFAGASEVGTLFVSEAGRGSGAGRLVAQSRYMLIAAGPNRFGEKVLAELRGVVHDDGSSPFFDHVSRPFFRMDFDDADRLSAATDNQFILDLGPQHLIYVDLLPEPARAVIGKTHKDGEGAYNLLKWEGFHYDRYVDIFDGGPLVSTWTENIRTLRESREVTVRAATTTGGADGILSSDRFDDFRTSYAEVVDDGDVVGVSYDTMQALDLREGDRARFWRRKR
- the astD gene encoding succinylglutamate-semialdehyde dehydrogenase translates to MNFIQGDWHTGNGSELMSHNPADNSVVWSGHTATPADVDAAFKAARQAFSAWGRRPVAERIAIVERYKAELEARKADIAELISRETGKPRWEGLAEAGAMIGKIDISAKANAERTSGHEAETAFGYARLAHKPLGVMLVLGPYNFPGHLPNGHIVPALIAGNTIVFKPSEITPGVGEAMVKAWDAAGLPAGVLNLVQGARETGAAALDHSELDGVLFTGAWGTGKFIHEKFAGRTGIQLALEMGGNNPLVVWDAADAEAAARIAVHSAYVTAGQRCSCARRLILPEGAFGEAVIAAIIRIAGQLTIDRWDADEEPFIGPLVSARAAQSVLDAQSDLVRRGAQPLLEVARVTELGDAFVRPGLLDVTGIDAPDEEVFGPLIQVTRVASFDEAIAAANKTAYGLSSGLVSDDEALWDRFWVESRAGIVNWNRPTCGAASNMPFGGPGQSGNLRPSAYYAADYCAYPVATQAARTPERMAVKGVD